One genomic segment of Bacillota bacterium includes these proteins:
- the lptB gene encoding LPS export ABC transporter ATP-binding protein, translating into MSIVATDLVKRYGKRTVVNEVSIQVKRGEIVGLLGSNGAGKTTTFAMIVGLERADAGAIILDNHNITRMPMYRRGRMGIAYLPQEPSVFRKLTVAENIMAVLSLNQLTHEERLDRLESLLKEFRLEHVRDQKGYQLSGGERRRTEIARALAGNPSFLLLDEPFAGVDPIAVSDIQQIIASLRARNLGILVTDHNVRETLRITDRAYIMHEGRILVSGGVADVAEDQLARQYYLGSEFRL; encoded by the coding sequence GTGAGTATTGTCGCCACAGATTTAGTTAAGCGCTATGGGAAGCGGACAGTAGTAAACGAAGTAAGCATCCAGGTTAAACGCGGTGAAATCGTTGGCCTGCTCGGTTCTAATGGCGCAGGCAAGACCACAACTTTTGCGATGATTGTCGGTTTAGAGCGGGCAGATGCCGGTGCAATTATTCTTGATAACCATAATATTACCCGCATGCCAATGTACCGACGCGGACGGATGGGAATTGCCTATCTGCCGCAGGAGCCGTCAGTGTTCAGGAAGTTAACGGTTGCTGAGAATATAATGGCAGTGCTATCTTTGAACCAATTAACCCATGAAGAGCGCCTGGATAGACTGGAGAGTCTGCTCAAGGAATTCCGCTTAGAACATGTGCGGGATCAGAAGGGGTACCAGCTGTCCGGGGGTGAGCGCAGAAGAACAGAGATTGCTAGGGCTTTAGCAGGCAATCCTTCGTTTTTGCTTCTGGATGAGCCTTTTGCGGGAGTGGATCCCATCGCTGTTAGTGATATTCAGCAGATTATTGCTTCCCTAAGAGCGAGAAATCTGGGTATATTGGTCACCGATCACAATGTTCGGGAAACCCTAAGAATTACTGATCGGGCTTACATTATGCACGAAGGCAGGATTCTGGTTTCAGGCGGGGTGGCCGATGTGGCAGAAGATCAGTTGGCGCGGCAGTACTACTTGGGCAGTGAATTTCGATTGTAG
- a CDS encoding DUF3084 domain-containing protein: MYGFTLILILAFIGGVIAYIGDKIGMKVGRKRLTLFGLRPKYTGIIITIFTGIFISVASIVILTIASDDVRTALFEMKEIQETLARNQQQLEQSVETMAQMEQDLQTLIKQRDAAAADLALAQLHLEETRAQYNELEQMRARLQKEYDELEAEYDELKVVQSFIRLGNVAFRSDEIIYAQVIEASSDLEENYTRLYDVLKTADRVAYQLGARVDGDSESAIIIPQDAVDFAALYIQQEQGLFVVRVLSETNTVVGEPVKAYLGIIKNELVFPEGMVLEETVLDPDIEIDLDRVILELLNKVNAVAVREGMITSIGGGAVEVDGNEFMKAIAQAKEETGRVRIRAVVLADTYAAEGPVKLKLEVTSD; encoded by the coding sequence ATGTATGGATTTACATTAATATTAATCCTTGCCTTCATCGGGGGAGTAATCGCTTACATCGGTGATAAAATCGGCATGAAAGTCGGTCGGAAGCGGCTCACTTTGTTTGGTCTGCGTCCAAAATACACCGGAATTATTATTACGATTTTTACCGGTATTTTTATTTCTGTGGCTTCGATTGTTATCCTAACAATCGCATCTGATGATGTGCGGACTGCGCTTTTTGAGATGAAGGAGATTCAGGAAACTCTCGCCCGCAACCAGCAGCAGTTGGAGCAGAGTGTGGAGACAATGGCGCAGATGGAGCAAGATCTGCAGACACTTATTAAGCAGCGAGATGCTGCTGCGGCAGATTTGGCGCTGGCACAATTGCACTTGGAGGAAACACGCGCTCAGTACAATGAGCTGGAGCAGATGCGTGCTCGACTGCAGAAGGAATATGATGAGCTGGAAGCGGAATATGATGAACTAAAAGTCGTGCAGTCCTTTATTCGGTTAGGTAACGTAGCTTTTCGCTCAGATGAGATTATTTACGCGCAGGTAATCGAGGCCAGTTCAGATCTTGAGGAGAACTACACCCGCCTTTATGATGTTTTAAAAACTGCCGACCGAGTTGCTTATCAATTAGGAGCCAGGGTTGACGGTGATTCCGAGTCTGCGATCATCATTCCTCAAGATGCTGTGGATTTTGCTGCTTTGTACATTCAACAGGAGCAGGGCTTGTTTGTGGTGCGTGTGCTGTCAGAAACAAACACGGTTGTGGGAGAGCCGGTCAAAGCTTATCTAGGCATCATCAAAAATGAATTGGTTTTTCCAGAAGGCATGGTACTTGAAGAGACGGTACTCGATCCTGATATTGAGATCGATTTAGACAGGGTGATTCTGGAGCTTCTAAACAAGGTCAATGCTGTGGCGGTCCGGGAGGGCATGATCACTTCGATTGGCGGAGGAGCAGTCGAGGTTGACGGCAATGAATTCATGAAAGCAATAGCACAGGCTAAGGAAGAAACCGGCAGAGTGAGAATACGGGCTGTTGTCCTAGCAGATACGTACGCTGCCGAAGGCCCTGTTAAACTTAAGCTGGAAGTTACTTCGGATTAG